The Triticum aestivum cultivar Chinese Spring chromosome 3A, IWGSC CS RefSeq v2.1, whole genome shotgun sequence genome includes a region encoding these proteins:
- the LOC123061371 gene encoding splicing factor YJU2 isoform X5, which yields MGERKVLNKYYPPDFDPAKIPRRKQPKNQQIKVRMMHPMSIRCGTCGTYIYKGTKFNSRKEDCIGETYLGIQIFRFYFKCTRCSAEITFKTDPQNSDYTVESGASRNFEPWREEDEVVDKEKRKREAEEMGDAMRALENRAMDSKQDMDILAALEEMRSMKSRHAGVSVDQMLEILKHSAHQKEEKTVAELDEEDEELIKSITFRIMLNGSKTMTMTTMMTILVYQDSQVSRQRLMDHLNQ from the exons atgggtGAGCGGAAGGTGCTGAACAAGTACTACCCGCCGGACTTCGACCCGGCGAAGATCCCGCGGCGGAAGCAGCCTAAGAACCAGCAGATCAAGGTGCGCATGATGCATCCCATGAGCATCCGGTGTGGCACCTGCGGCACCTACATCTACAAGGGCACCAAATTCAACTCGCGCAAGGAGGACTGCATCGGCGAG ACATACTTGGGCATACAAATTTTTAGATTTTACTTCAAGTGTACTAGGTGCTCAGCTGAGATTACCTTCAAAACAGACCCCCAGAATTCAGACTACACGGTGGAATCTGGGGCTAGTCGTAATTTTGAACCTTGGCGTGAAGAGGATGAG GTTGTGGATAAAGAGAAGAGGAAGCGAGAAGCAGAGGAGATGGGCGATGCAATGAGAGCACTGGAGAACAGAGCAATGGATTCAAAGCAAGACATGGACATACTTGCTGCTTTAGAAGAGATGCGGTCGATGAAG TCTAGACATGCTGGAGTCTCCGTTGACCAGATGCTTGAAATTTTGAAGCATTCCGCTCATCAAAAG GAGGAAAAAACAGTAGCAGAACTAGATGAAGAagacgaagaactcatcaaatcaATCACTTTCAGA ATTATGTTAAACGGATcgaagacgatgacgatgacgacgatgatgacaaTTTTGGTATACCAGGACAGTCAAGTGTCACGTCAAAG ATTAATGGATCATCTGAATCAATGA
- the LOC123061371 gene encoding splicing factor YJU2 isoform X1, which translates to MGERKVLNKYYPPDFDPAKIPRRKQPKNQQIKVRMMHPMSIRCGTCGTYIYKGTKFNSRKEDCIGETYLGIQIFRFYFKCTRCSAEITFKTDPQNSDYTVESGASRNFEPWREEDEVVDKEKRKREAEEMGDAMRALENRAMDSKQDMDILAALEEMRSMKSRHAGVSVDQMLEILKHSAHQKEEKTVAELDEEDEELIKSITFRNSKDYVKRIEDDDDDDDDDNFGIPGQSSVTSKINGSSESMTNPTDVLTKANGPESANKEGRHSYALTLFFHCITNIVKGTCRIREFHILELAISMFMR; encoded by the exons atgggtGAGCGGAAGGTGCTGAACAAGTACTACCCGCCGGACTTCGACCCGGCGAAGATCCCGCGGCGGAAGCAGCCTAAGAACCAGCAGATCAAGGTGCGCATGATGCATCCCATGAGCATCCGGTGTGGCACCTGCGGCACCTACATCTACAAGGGCACCAAATTCAACTCGCGCAAGGAGGACTGCATCGGCGAG ACATACTTGGGCATACAAATTTTTAGATTTTACTTCAAGTGTACTAGGTGCTCAGCTGAGATTACCTTCAAAACAGACCCCCAGAATTCAGACTACACGGTGGAATCTGGGGCTAGTCGTAATTTTGAACCTTGGCGTGAAGAGGATGAG GTTGTGGATAAAGAGAAGAGGAAGCGAGAAGCAGAGGAGATGGGCGATGCAATGAGAGCACTGGAGAACAGAGCAATGGATTCAAAGCAAGACATGGACATACTTGCTGCTTTAGAAGAGATGCGGTCGATGAAG TCTAGACATGCTGGAGTCTCCGTTGACCAGATGCTTGAAATTTTGAAGCATTCCGCTCATCAAAAG GAGGAAAAAACAGTAGCAGAACTAGATGAAGAagacgaagaactcatcaaatcaATCACTTTCAGA AACTCGAAAGATTATGTTAAACGGATcgaagacgatgacgatgacgacgatgatgacaaTTTTGGTATACCAGGACAGTCAAGTGTCACGTCAAAG ATTAATGGATCATCTGAATCAATGACGAATCCTACAGATGTCTTGACCAAAGCTAATGGACCTGAGAGTGCCAATAAAGAAGGTAGACACTCATATGCACTCACCTTGTTTTTTCACTGTATCACTAATATTGTTAAGGGCACATGCAGAATCCGAGAATTCCATATTTTAGAACTTGCTATTTCAATGTTTATGCGCTGA
- the LOC123061371 gene encoding splicing factor YJU2 isoform X4, which translates to MGERKVLNKYYPPDFDPAKIPRRKQPKNQQIKVRMMHPMSIRCGTCGTYIYKGTKFNSRKEDCIGETYLGIQIFRFYFKCTRCSAEITFKTDPQNSDYTVESGASRNFEPWREEDEVVDKEKRKREAEEMGDAMRALENRAMDSKQDMDILAALEEMRSMKSRHAGVSVDQMLEILKHSAHQKEEKTVAELDEEDEELIKSITFRNSKDYVKRIEDDDDDDDDDNFGIPGQSSVTSKINGSSESMTNPTDVLTKANGPESANKEAS; encoded by the exons atgggtGAGCGGAAGGTGCTGAACAAGTACTACCCGCCGGACTTCGACCCGGCGAAGATCCCGCGGCGGAAGCAGCCTAAGAACCAGCAGATCAAGGTGCGCATGATGCATCCCATGAGCATCCGGTGTGGCACCTGCGGCACCTACATCTACAAGGGCACCAAATTCAACTCGCGCAAGGAGGACTGCATCGGCGAG ACATACTTGGGCATACAAATTTTTAGATTTTACTTCAAGTGTACTAGGTGCTCAGCTGAGATTACCTTCAAAACAGACCCCCAGAATTCAGACTACACGGTGGAATCTGGGGCTAGTCGTAATTTTGAACCTTGGCGTGAAGAGGATGAG GTTGTGGATAAAGAGAAGAGGAAGCGAGAAGCAGAGGAGATGGGCGATGCAATGAGAGCACTGGAGAACAGAGCAATGGATTCAAAGCAAGACATGGACATACTTGCTGCTTTAGAAGAGATGCGGTCGATGAAG TCTAGACATGCTGGAGTCTCCGTTGACCAGATGCTTGAAATTTTGAAGCATTCCGCTCATCAAAAG GAGGAAAAAACAGTAGCAGAACTAGATGAAGAagacgaagaactcatcaaatcaATCACTTTCAGA AACTCGAAAGATTATGTTAAACGGATcgaagacgatgacgatgacgacgatgatgacaaTTTTGGTATACCAGGACAGTCAAGTGTCACGTCAAAG ATTAATGGATCATCTGAATCAATGACGAATCCTACAGATGTCTTGACCAAAGCTAATGGACCTGAGAGTGCCAATAAAGAAG CCTCCTAG
- the LOC123061371 gene encoding splicing factor YJU2 isoform X3 — translation MGERKVLNKYYPPDFDPAKIPRRKQPKNQQIKVRMMHPMSIRCGTCGTYIYKGTKFNSRKEDCIGETYLGIQIFRFYFKCTRCSAEITFKTDPQNSDYTVESGASRNFEPWREEDEVVDKEKRKREAEEMGDAMRALENRAMDSKQDMDILAALEEMRSMKSRHAGVSVDQMLEILKHSAHQKEEKTVAELDEEDEELIKSITFRNSKDYVKRIEDDDDDDDDDNFGIPGQSSVTSKINGSSESMTNPTDVLTKANGPESANKEVFRFENKCVAYI, via the exons atgggtGAGCGGAAGGTGCTGAACAAGTACTACCCGCCGGACTTCGACCCGGCGAAGATCCCGCGGCGGAAGCAGCCTAAGAACCAGCAGATCAAGGTGCGCATGATGCATCCCATGAGCATCCGGTGTGGCACCTGCGGCACCTACATCTACAAGGGCACCAAATTCAACTCGCGCAAGGAGGACTGCATCGGCGAG ACATACTTGGGCATACAAATTTTTAGATTTTACTTCAAGTGTACTAGGTGCTCAGCTGAGATTACCTTCAAAACAGACCCCCAGAATTCAGACTACACGGTGGAATCTGGGGCTAGTCGTAATTTTGAACCTTGGCGTGAAGAGGATGAG GTTGTGGATAAAGAGAAGAGGAAGCGAGAAGCAGAGGAGATGGGCGATGCAATGAGAGCACTGGAGAACAGAGCAATGGATTCAAAGCAAGACATGGACATACTTGCTGCTTTAGAAGAGATGCGGTCGATGAAG TCTAGACATGCTGGAGTCTCCGTTGACCAGATGCTTGAAATTTTGAAGCATTCCGCTCATCAAAAG GAGGAAAAAACAGTAGCAGAACTAGATGAAGAagacgaagaactcatcaaatcaATCACTTTCAGA AACTCGAAAGATTATGTTAAACGGATcgaagacgatgacgatgacgacgatgatgacaaTTTTGGTATACCAGGACAGTCAAGTGTCACGTCAAAG ATTAATGGATCATCTGAATCAATGACGAATCCTACAGATGTCTTGACCAAAGCTAATGGACCTGAGAGTGCCAATAAAGAAG TGTTCCGTTTTGAAAACAAATGTGTTGCTTACATTTAA
- the LOC123061371 gene encoding splicing factor YJU2 isoform X2, which produces MGERKVLNKYYPPDFDPAKIPRRKQPKNQQIKVRMMHPMSIRCGTCGTYIYKGTKFNSRKEDCIGETYLGIQIFRFYFKCTRCSAEITFKTDPQNSDYTVESGASRNFEPWREEDEVVDKEKRKREAEEMGDAMRALENRAMDSKQDMDILAALEEMRSMKSRHAGVSVDQMLEILKHSAHQKEEKTVAELDEEDEELIKSITFRNSKDYVKRIEDDDDDDDDDNFGIPGQSSVTSKINGSSESMTNPTDVLTKANGPESANKEGFSAMYISWEETFPLTTRRLR; this is translated from the exons atgggtGAGCGGAAGGTGCTGAACAAGTACTACCCGCCGGACTTCGACCCGGCGAAGATCCCGCGGCGGAAGCAGCCTAAGAACCAGCAGATCAAGGTGCGCATGATGCATCCCATGAGCATCCGGTGTGGCACCTGCGGCACCTACATCTACAAGGGCACCAAATTCAACTCGCGCAAGGAGGACTGCATCGGCGAG ACATACTTGGGCATACAAATTTTTAGATTTTACTTCAAGTGTACTAGGTGCTCAGCTGAGATTACCTTCAAAACAGACCCCCAGAATTCAGACTACACGGTGGAATCTGGGGCTAGTCGTAATTTTGAACCTTGGCGTGAAGAGGATGAG GTTGTGGATAAAGAGAAGAGGAAGCGAGAAGCAGAGGAGATGGGCGATGCAATGAGAGCACTGGAGAACAGAGCAATGGATTCAAAGCAAGACATGGACATACTTGCTGCTTTAGAAGAGATGCGGTCGATGAAG TCTAGACATGCTGGAGTCTCCGTTGACCAGATGCTTGAAATTTTGAAGCATTCCGCTCATCAAAAG GAGGAAAAAACAGTAGCAGAACTAGATGAAGAagacgaagaactcatcaaatcaATCACTTTCAGA AACTCGAAAGATTATGTTAAACGGATcgaagacgatgacgatgacgacgatgatgacaaTTTTGGTATACCAGGACAGTCAAGTGTCACGTCAAAG ATTAATGGATCATCTGAATCAATGACGAATCCTACAGATGTCTTGACCAAAGCTAATGGACCTGAGAGTGCCAATAAAGAAG gattttcggcgatgtacatttcgtgggaggagacgttcccgttgactacgaggcgcctacggtga